The Porphyromonas pogonae genome segment ATAAATCATATTCTTAATCTTGGAGAAATAGGTATTGGCATCGAACTGAATACGAGAAGATGCAGCATAATACTTATCGAACATAAGTCCGAGGTTAAAATTGAAAGCACTCTCAGGCTTAAGGCCCAAAGAAGTCAAAGTAGTCATCCTATCACCCAAGGCCTCTTCATAACGTGGCAGTCGATAGTTGAATTCCAATGCGGTTTTGAGTAACCAATGGTTCGTAAAACTATACTTCATGGCATAACTACCTCCCCAATAGCTTCCGTTTGTACTAATGTATTGAGGCTTAGCCTCACCCATAAAAGCAAGATCTATTGTATTGCCCTCCAATGCATAGTAATAATGTCGCCCCGTAAGAATTGTAGAAAACTTCCTGTCGAACCAATTATTCTCAAGAGATAGAGAGGTGATAATATCATAAATATCGGATTTCAATCCGCTATAATTAGCATTGAGAAAACGGTCTGCTACAGTATCTTGAGACACAGTATGTACGGTACGGAAGCCATTATTGAGATTGAGAAACATTTTTTCCGGTATAATCTCATACTTAAGATTAAGATTGTAGCGCCAATCATATAGCTTGTCATGAGAGTCATTGGGTATCATTCCTACCTCTCCGGCATAAGCCCCGGGAATATGATGTCCGTGGAAGTCCGTAATGTACTTGGCTGTATCTATTTGCCCTAAATTACTGTAAGCTGCTAAACCATAAAGCTTGAGATTCAATCCGTTGATCAAGAAATTACTCTTTTCTAATTTAGGATTTAGCCCTATTCCCACTCCCCAAGATTTGGCATGACGAATATTCTGGAGTACTCCCTGGATCTGTTTATCACTGATATAAAAGAAATTTTCCAACTCTAACTGATCAAAATAAAGATCTTTGGACTTTAGTGTCAATGCTCCTTCAATCATCTTAAGCCTGTCATGATCACGCTTGATTACCAGGCCTTTTTCAATGGGTGATTCCATCTTATAATTATTCAGAGCATATTTCCCTCCCAGAAATGCTGAAATATATGATTTCAACGGTTTGTAATAATGATTCAGCGTAATATTTCCGGCATAATCGCCATAAGATGCTACAGAACTTGCAAAGTCGACATATCCATCTTTGGGATCTATCGTAACTACATTGACAGCACTACCCAAACCATCACCTCCAAATTCAGGGGGAACAATGCCTTTGTAAATCTCAATGCGATCAATAAACTGTAACGGAATATCATTTATGTTAAAACCTCCGTCATTGGTATTGAGTGCATATCCGTCTATATAGACTTGTACTCGCTTGCCTTCCAATCCCCTGATATTGATTTTAGCAGACGATCCTACTCCTCCCGTACGTCTGATCTTTACTCCCGTTTGGGTATTTAAGACCTGCTCTATAGTAGTGCCGCGTGCAGCAAGTAATCTGCCATCAATGACTGAAACAGGAATTCCACTCTTTTTTACGGCACGTATTTCTTCACGCTCTCTTTCCTTGGCATAAATAGTTACTTCATTCAATGCATTGAAATTCTGTATCAATAAGAAATCATGGTTTATATCCTGGGTATCTGATAATTTGGGTGTAAAAGTCTGTGATTGATACCCCATTGAACTCACCATAACCTTTGGTTCGGCATGAGTCAACCTCAAAGTATACTCGCCCTTTTCATTGGTTACGCATCCCAGATTGGTCCCAATGATCTTTACACTCGCCCCAATAATAGCTTCAGAAGTCTTAGCATCTTTGACTTTACCCATAAGGATACGTTGTTGAGCCATAAGGGACATACCAAGACTATTTCCTAGCATCAAAGCAATAACAATCACAATAAAATTTTTCTTCCTACACATAAGTTTATATATCATTTTTTATTTCTCTGACCATTCCTTAATTTTGGTCAATAAAAAAGCTCAACATTACTGCTGAGCTTTTATAGCGATGATTTCATAAGGCTTTCCCATCCTCCAGAACTATATATCATGTATTCTTTGATAAAACGCCGCCTCTCCTCAATAGGTATATCAGGATGCATAGCAAGGTCGCACAACAATGTGTACCACCTGGATGCATTGAATCTATTGAATAAAGGGGTAAAATCAGTATTAAGAGAGGGGTATTTTGCTTTCATAGCTTCTAAAAACATATTTCCAACTTTCTCTCCACGTGAAATGTACCGTTCACCGAAGTTTTCATACTGAGATCCCTGAGATTTGTAAATCAGAAGGTTGAGCTCTGCCGGATAAGTTTCTACTAAATGCAACATTTCTTTGAGCATGTACAGATTAAGATCATGGAATATTTTATCATCGATTCTAATCTCATCATTGAAGCGATGGAGATAGTCATCAAGCTCTTTGAGCAATGACTTCATTATTTCCGCATATACCATATCCTTATTTTGGAAATAATTATAGATATTCCCATGCGTCATACCCAACTTCTCGGCAATCATACGCATAGAAACTCCTTTGTATCCGAATTGGATAAACAACTCACGAGATACTTCAAGGATACGCTCTCTTTGATTTAGATTTATATTACCCATCATAAAACAGAGCAAAAATAAATAATAGGGATGTAAGGAAATATACCCTATTATAGGTTATTTGAGCGTTAGAAATCATCATAAATAGGTAGGATGGAAATAATATAACTGTAAAACAATGCCGGCTTTATAATTACATAAAGCCGGCTATGTCTATTGATATTATACGGTACTGACTAAACTTTCCGTAGAAATAATGCCTTAGAAAGTATACTTGATTCCGGCATAACCTGAGCGAGGAGTAGTAGGGCCGTAGATATATGCACTATCACGATCCGGTCCAAAATCATAATCCTTTTGGAAAGAATTGAAGATATTGGTAAGACCGAAGTAAAGCTGAAGAGTAGATGTATTGAAGATCTTAAAATCATAAGACATCTTAGCTCCTAAGTCAAAGAATTTAGGCGTTTTCTTCAACTCATCGATACGAGGAGCATTGTCTTCCTCATCAACTGTTGCCACACGAGTTCCGGCAGCTATAGCATTGCGGTCGTCAACAGCTGCACCCACTCCATAACCAATTACATGAGGAGCATACATAGAGCCTGTATAAGTACCTGTAAGAGACAGGTTGAGAGGTTTCACCGGGTTATAGCCTAAAGTAAAGTATCCGTAAACTGAGGGTGTTCTGGTGATCTTTTTATCAACCATAATCTCATTTTTGTATACTTGCTTTTTGTCCTCATTCAACTCTGTTACAAATTTACCATCTTTACCTACTTCCGTGCGAGTCCCCCACTCCTGCGCAACATCATACTTATTAGAGCTGAAAGTAACCCCCCCCTGAAGTTGGAAGTTTTTATATACAATGCGACCTTCGATATTCATACCAAGCACTTTGGCTCCATCACCGTTGGTACGCGTAAAACGCATGATACCATCATTGAGTGTAGGTTGTTCATTGTTGGTAAATACATCAAGAATACGAGTGTAGAAACCTTCGACAAGCAGGTTGGTCTGTACTTCGTCAAAATTGAAATACATATCAGAACTCAAGCTGAAAGCATGAGACACTTCGGGCTTTAGGTCATCAGCATTGAATACCTTTTGGGCTTCACCATTAACTACTCCGACATGAAGATCCTCATCAAATACTTGAGGTGCACGGAAGCCTTTGGCATAAGTGGCTCTAAGGTTGATACCTTTGACGGGATTGTATCGTAATGTAGCACGAGGGCTAAGCACAGGCTTGTCCAAAACACTGACTTCATCCAAGCGTGCACCTAAAAGGAAAGAGAAAGCTTCGTTCTTCCATTCGATCTGAGCTAATTGGCTCCATGTACGGATATTTTGCTTGAGTTCAGGGAATTTAGATTGTATCTTTCCATCTTTATCCTTGTATGACTCCCAAGTTCTGATAGGCATCTTATCTCTAAGATTATCATAGGTATATTCTATACCACCAAGTAACTGTGCCGGCATAAAAAGGAAATGATCGAAGTCATAATTGTACTGTATACCCATGTTATAAGTTTGCCCTTTGGTTACTCCGTAGTTATCGCCATACTTATCCTTGGGAATAGGTAAACCGATTTTACCTGCAATTTCGTTGTTGATCTCGATTTCACCGATACCCCCATAGAAACTATTACGCTTAACATATTGTCCTGAAAAATAGGATTGGAAGTGGTGTTTATAGTCATTAGAAAATATATCATACTTAACATTTCCGCTATATACCGAGTGACGTACATGCTCTGATACACCTGCAACATGATCAGGCCAATCCATATGATCACCACCACGACGATCTTCACTCAAAGTGTGAAGTTCCGTAGATAATTTACTGAAATCGGTAGGTTTGATATATACGCTTGCACCTAAAGAACGAGAATCAAGACGTCCGATTTCGGAATAACCGTCATCATTCTGATCCCAAGGATTTCGATAACGAGCTTGACCGAATACGGAAGCTCCGGACTTTGAATCAGCGCTAACCATTGAGCCATTAAAGCTGATATTATTGTCAAGATTTTTGAAACCGGTCAGAGTTGCAGATTCATTGAATGACATAGAGTTGAATGCAGGTTCTTTTGTGATAATATTGACAACACCCGCAATTGCAGAAGAACCGAAAAGAGCTGACCCGCCACCACGAACTACTTCAACACGATCTATCATATTAGCAGGGATTTGCTCCAAGCCATATACACCGGCCAATGAGCTCATCACAGGACGACTATCGATCAATATTTGAGTGTATCTACCATCAAGACCGTTGATACGCACCTGATTGAATCCACAGTTTTGACAGTCATTTTCTACACGAACTCCGGGCTGGAATATTAATCCTTGAGAAAGATTATTTACATTGGCCTTCTGAAATAATTTGTCATCTACCACGTTTACCAATGTAGGAGCCAAACGACGCAGTGTTTCCTGACGGTTGGATGATACAACCACTTCGTCAAGCATCACATTGTCTTGAATAGCATCAAAGTTAACTTCAATAGTTTTGTCTTTTACAATACTTACAGTTCGTTCTTGGCTAACGTAACCAAGCCCCCTCATTACCAATGTAATTTTACCGGGTTTGAGATTACGTAAAAAATAATGACCTGAAGCATCTGTAGACGTTCCATAGTTCGTACCCTTGATACCTATGGTGATACCTACAAGGTGCTCGCCTGTCTTGGCGTCCTTGACGTGGCCAACAATATTGGCATCACTGGGATCAGGTAATGGAGAATTACCGGTAGCGAAGGCATAACTACAAGCCATACACATAGCTACAATGAAATAGAAAACTCTTTTCATAATTTACTTTATAATATTATTATAGAAAATAATCCTCATTAATAATTGCCGGTGCGAAATTAGAAAGAAATATCCCTATAGCCGTGTATATGCCACTCTTTTGGAGCGCAAAGGTGCAAAAATACACAAATATAGGGATACAAAAAGGAGTGCGTGTACCTATAAGTAGGTACACGCACTCCTTTATATTAATACTATAATAAGCTATTACCAACCGCTTGTGGCTCCACCTCCACCGGAAGATCCACCACCAAAGCCTCCACCGCCAAATCCTCCGCCGAATCCACCACCAAACCCTCCGCTTCTGCGCCCACCACTCAAGAGAGCTCCTAGAATCATACCTTGTAAGGCTGCGTTTTCTTCAGAGTCATCACGACGATCTTCATGATGATTGTTTCCACAATACAAGCAACGATATTCGTTTCTGATATATCGCCTGCGATGAGCATCATATACGTACTCCGACTTGATATACTGTAGAGCCTTGGTTCCACAATGCTTACAAACTTTGTATTTGGATCCACTCACGTCCTGTGATACAACCTCCTTATAATTACAAAAAGAGCAAGTATAAACATCATGCTGGCGCGAACCTAACTTCTCTTCCAATTGCTGTGGAGAAGTCATAAGAGCTAACGCTGCTCCGGAATCTGTAACTTTGTGCATGCCGTCTTTACCGCAATTGGGACATAGGCTCATAATTTTCTCAATGGCTTTCTTTCGGATCAAATACCAAAACCAAATCAAAACTCCTCCCGGAGGAAATAAAAACAACAAAACAAGAGCTGATGCTCTACCTTTTCTATTGAACGTCGTATAAGCTTGTAAGGGTGTTCTATTACCCGAAATAGAAGACTCGGTATTTAACTGGAAGAATGTCCAGCCTGTAATAAATAACATAAAAATAGCATAAAAGGTAATAATACCTTTCAATGGTATTTGCTGTGGTGAGTTTGTCCTCCGAGGGTTTTTAGTAACAACATTTTTATAGCCGCTGCCTTCAAGTTGTCTTTCCACAGCTTGAACACCGGCAATGAACCCCTCTCCATACATTCCCTTTTTTATATAAGGGAGCATATCGTTTTGCTGGATCATATATACAGCAGCGTCGGGTAGATCGCCTTCCATACCATATCCTGTTTCAAAACGAATTTTCTTTTGATCCATAACCATGAGTAATAGAAGTCCATTGTTCTCTTTTTTGTCACCAAGTCCCCACAATCTAAACAGATCAGTAGAAAAAGACTCAATATCAATATCACCTATAGAAGGTAAGACGACAACCACAAACTCTACTCCACGTCTCTCCCTAAAGTCAGAGAGCATGCTATTGAGCCGGTTCTTCTCATCATTAGAAATCACACCCGAGGGATCCGATACATACTGCCTAGCATCTTCAATCTGAACATTGGGTACAGTTTTCGGAGTATATACAGTCTGGGCATTAATATCATTGTGAAAATTGCATAGTATAGCTACCAATGAGCAAAGCATGATACGTAAGAGCATCATGCTTGCACGAGGTTTACTATATTGCAAAAAATGCATCATAATAACAGAAATATTAGAACTTCACTTGAGGAGCGACATCAGCACCCTGGCGGGCTTCGAAGTAAGGACGTTTCTTAAAGCCCGTGACCCCTGCTACAATGTTAGTGGGGAAATTCCTAACAGACGTATTATAAACACGTGCTGTGTCGTTGAAATCTTTTCGAGCTACAGCAATACGATTTTCCGTACCCTCAAGCTGAGCCTGTAATTGTTTGAAGTTTTCGTTGGCTTTCAAATCCGGATATCTCTCAACTACAACCATGAGGCGAGATAAAGCACTGGAGAGAGCATCCTGTGATTGCTGAAATTTTGCCATCGCAGCTTCATCAAGGTTATTGGCATCTATATTGGTAGAGGTAGCCTTACTTCTTGCTTCTATAACACCTTCCAACGTTTCACGTTCATGAGTTGCATAGCCTTTGACTGTCTCTACAAGGTTAGGTATAAGATCAGCTCTCCTCTGGTACTGGTTCTCAACCTGGCTCCAAGAATTATTTACTTGTTCTTGTTTGTTTACCAATCCATTGTATACGCCTACTCCCCAAAAAATGCCTATCAAAAGTACTGCTACAACAACGACGATAGTAATTAATGATCCTTTTTTCATTTTTATCATTTGATTAGTTTTACTTTCTTCTCTTAATTTCTTTTCCCGACTTTTTCACAGACCATCCAAAATAACCTATAAAATCGCCCAATCCAAAATACTCTCCATGTGAATATGCCAAAAGATCTGCTTTCATCATATCAAAGCGCCCGGTATCAGGATCAAGGTATTGCTCATCAGCTTTTACATTTACGACATCAGCAATAAACATATCATGAGAGCCAAGAGAGATAATCTCCCTAACCTTACATTCTAAACTTAAAGGGCTTTCTTTTACTAAAGGAACCGAAATTAACTTGGAATGTTCAATAGTCAACCCCGTGTGCTCAAACTTATTATACCGTCTTCCACTATTGACTCCGCACCAGTCTGTTTCTTTGGCCATCGATACTGTAGTAAGGTTGAGCCCAAACTGCATTGTTTCCTTAATGATAGCGTGAGAATGGCGCGAAGGTCTAATGCTCACGTAACACATGGGAGGATTGGTACAAATAGTACCTACCCATGAAGCTGTAAATAGATTATAATCACCGGGGGAAATGCCACAACTCACTAATATAGCTGGTAACGGATATATCAATGTCCCGGGTTTCCAGTCCTGCCTCATAGAAGTTCTACCTGGTCGCTCGTTATCTTACGACCACAATATTTACATTCGAGTATTTCTTGCGTTATATCAATTGTCGTAAATATAGTTTTCATAGGTTCATGATTGGTAATACACTTGGGATTTGTACACTTTACAATACCTGCGAATTCATCGGGCAAGCTAACCTGTTTTTTTTCTACCACCTCGTAATCTCTGATGATATTGAGATGTACATTGGGAGCAATCAATGCAATTTTATTAAGTTCATTCTCTGTAAAAAAGCGGCCGGAAATCTTAATTACACCTTTATGACCAAATCTGGAACTTTTGAGATTATTTCCTATAGTAATAGGATTATCAATCTGTTCCAGATCCAGAATATGAGCTATTTTGAAAAGCTTCGATGAAGGTATATGGTCTATAACAGTGCCATCTTGTATGGTCGCCACCAGCATTTGTTCTTTATTCATCTCTTTCTGTTGTTTATTTGACATCCAAACCTAATACTTCACATATTATAGACTGTCGGGTGTAGAGACCGTTTTGAGCCTGTTGTACGAAATAAGCTTTGGGATTATCATCTACATCATAAGCAATTTCATTGACTCGTGGCAAAGGATGCAATACTCGTAACGTATCTTTTGAGTTTTGGAGCATTTCCGAGTTGAGGACATATACATTTTTCACTCTCTCATACTCTTCCATATCTGTGAATCTCTCACGCTGCACACGTGTCATGTAAAGAATATCTGACTGATTGATAACGTCTTCATCAAAGACATGAGTCTCTGTAAACTTAATATTGTTCTGCCTACAATACTCCTTGTATTCATCCGGCATTGCCAGTTCATTTGGCGACACAAATATAAAATTAGGATTGAAATGTGACATTCCTTGTATAAGCGAATGTACAGTACGTCCATATTTGAGATCGCCAACCAAGGCAATGGTAAGATTATGGAGGCTGCCCTGTGTTTTGCGGATGGAATACATATCCAGTAAAGTCTGTGATGGATGTTGATTGGCTCCGTCTCCGGCATTTACAATGGGGACTTTGCTTACTTCCGAAGCATATTGAGCAGCTCCTTCAAGGAAATGTCGCATAATAATAAGGTCGGCATAATTGCCGACCATAGAGATAGTGTCTTTTAAAGACTCGCCTTTTGACGAACTAGAGGTAGATGCATCGGAAAAACCGATAATCCTCCCCCCCAGCCTATTTACAGCAGTCTCGAAACTAAGACGTGTTCTAGTGGAAGGCTCAAAAAAGAGGGTTGCTATAACTTTACCTGAAAGGAGAAGACGATTGGGACATTGCTCGAACAGCTGCGCTCGGTCAAGAATTCTGATGATATCGTCCTCTGTCAATTGATTAATTGATACTAAATGATTCATTGGGTATTTTAAGAGGTACTTCACAAAGTTAAACTAAAAAACTTATAAAAATATCATTTAGCTCACTTTTTTTGCCATTCAATGTACAATTATAAATATGAATCAAAGAAATACTTCATTTAAGATATTTGGGGGTAATGCATAATTTGAGACAAATCATATCTATACCATCAGTTATCATAAATAAGCTATCTCATTTATCTACACTCTGATTCATTAATTCATAAGGGAGGGCTGAACTTCACCATCCAACCCTACAATCTACTAATCCCACACTAATAACAAAAATCATATTAAAACGATTTATTATAATGCTGTATATTATTTCTTCCCTGAGGGCAACTGCCAAAAATAATGAGCATCGTGAGTAAAGTATTCATTTGAAGTAAGTTGTTTTTCAAACTCTGGAGGGACTAAATTTATATATTTACTTTTATTATTTCTGTATCGGCTTTCAGGATTGAAACGACTAAAGTCAGGACAACTAAACCAGTACAGATTCTTTGCCATATAATTGTATAAATATTCCTCCTTTGTTTGCTTAATTTGGTTGTTCCAGTTGGCATCTTCATTCAATACAATCGGTTCGCTTTTTATTAGCTTCTCCCGCACTTCTGCAATACTCAATAGGTTTCCCTTATCATCCTTGACATAAGCATTGAAAGTAGGATCTATCCATATCCATTTTTTCAACTGTGAGGAGTACACACTATTGATGACATGACAATCTGTATCCGTTGTATCCCGGGGAATACAGGTGATATAGCGCGAGTAAATACCCATAGACAGATACATCTCGTTCAGTGCTATTGCCAGATGTCTGCAATTTACGCCCATACCTGTAGCTTTGTGATAATTGTATATGTCTATAGCATCAAACTCACAAAGGGCATAGTTTCCGCCATCATGCCTAATGGTATTATGGACATATTTCATGAGATTCATGATCTTGGACAATTCATCTCCATTACCTGCTACTGAATCCAATTTAAAATACGTCCGTACAGATTTAAGATTCGAGGCGTCATGGGTTTGATAAGTAAATTGAGGGCGAGAAGAGCTATTAGCCCTCATATATGGTCTGGATTTCTGCAAGACATAAAGATTGTCAAATTGTTTTATAGACTCATGAAGATCTATAAAGCTCTTTTCCGTTCTGATATTATCAAGATCTGTATCATTCAAAATATGTCTGTAATCTTTGTATCCGTAATGGATAGCAGAGTCCAAAATACTGATCGCTTTATTCACATCCCCTTTCAATGAATAGGCACAAGCCATGTTATAGTAAACATTACTTTTGAATTTAATCAAATTATCATGAAACTCTTCCTTCTCTTGCTCTGAGAGTTTTATATTATCTATCAACCCCAACATCTGTATTGATATGCTTTCCGTTTCGCTGTACAGTTTGTTTTTGTATTCTTCTTGATATTTATTGTTCAAATCAACAAACTGAGCCATGAAGGCATTAAAAGCAGGGGATTTTGTTTGTCCCATCAGAATAAACGGGAACAAAATAAATAGAAGAAGAAAGCCCTTTTTCTTATCCATGTTTTTACAGTATTTAATTATTCAAGTCTCTAACATTTATATTAATACTCCCGATAAATACCTCGAGTTATTTGATTGAATAGTCAAGCATAAACCTCAAAAAGAGGTACAATGCTTTATTGAGACCGTTGCATAGCAGGCAAATTGCTTCGTTGCTTGCGAGATTCGCGCTTGGTCATTTACCTGAAGTAAACTCCCTGTGCTCTCACTCTTAGCGCCTTGCACTTTACCCTCTCTGTCCGGTCGAAGTGTCTTTTGTCGGCTTTGCCTCCAAAATCCACGAGACTGTTGACTTTTGCAACAGTCTCTTATTGATATTATGAAGCACTTACCCAAGCAGCCGCAGCTTCCATACAGTTTTGCCCATCAATGGCAGCTGATACGATACCTCCGGCATACCCGGCACCTTCGCCTGCCGGGTATAAGCCTTTTATTGTAATATGATTGTACAGCATAGGCTCTCGAGGTATTCTTACAGGGGACGAAGTGCGACTTTCTACACCGATCAGCTGTGCTTCATTGGTCAAAAAACCTTTGGTCACTTTATCAAAAGCCTTAAAGCCTTGAGCCAAAGACTCAGTAATAAGTGCTGGCATCCAATCATATAAGTTGGAAGATGTCAAATCTAAGGGATAAGACGATGAAGGTAAATTCGCTGATTGTTTACGATTTACAAAGTCTGTCATTCTCTGAGCAGGGGCATGTAATGAACAATTGGCTGCGTGGTAGCTCTTTCGTTCAAAGTCTTCACACCAATAGAGAAGATTCATAGGAGATCGAGGATCTTCTACTTTAAATCCTAATGCCTTGATATCCTCAGGGCGTATCTCAACCACCATGCCCGAATTTGCCCATTTGGAGCCTCTGTTGGCAGGAGACATCCCATTGACTACCGTTTCATTAGGCGCTGTCGAGGCCGGGACTACAAATCCTCCTGGACACATACAGAAACTGTAGACTCCGCGATCCATGACTTGTGTTTTATAAACATATTCGGCAGCAGGTAAATATTCACCTCTGCCTTTAGGGTTATGATATCTTATAGCATCAATGATCTGTTGCGGGTGTTCCAGTCTTACACCTACAGCAATGCTTTTACTCTCAAGCAATATTCCGGCCACATGTAAGTAGCGGTAAACATCGCGCGCGGAATGACCGGTGGCAAGAATTACAGGACCTATAAGCTCTAATCCATCGGACGTACGTATGCCTCGCACTTCTTGCTTCTCGAGAATGAGAGAATCCATGCGTGTATTGAAATACACTTCGCCTCCGTGACTAAGTATAGTCTCACGCATTTTCTTGATGACCATGGGCAATCGATCTGTACCAATGTGGGGATGTGCATCTATAAGAATAGATGTTTGAGCACCATGTTTACAAAATGTTCTGAGCACTTTATCTACGCTGCCTCGCTTCTTGCTTCGTGTGTAAAGCTTGCCATCCGAGAATGCGCCGGCACCACCCTCACCGTAACCATAATTCGATTCCGGCAATACGATGCCTGTTTTAGCAATATCCGCAACGTCCCTACGACGTGAAATCACATCTTTACCACGCTCTACGACAATTGGTTTCACCCCGAGCTCTAAAGCCCTCAAAGCAGCAAAGAGCCCTGCAGGACCGGCACCTACTATAATAATAGATTTGGCACCGGATACGTCCTGATATATAATATCATCAAAAGTATCCTCCGTATATTGCTCACCTTTGAGATAAACATCTACAGTGAGATTGACATATATCTGCCTTTGACGAGCATCGACCGATCGCTTGCGTACAATGACCCGGTCTATATCAGATGAAGTCAATGATAGTTTACGAGAAGTAACTTTAGTGATATTTTCTTCCGATGAGGCTTCTACTGGAGTTACTCTTAATTGGATAGTTTGCATGAACTAGTTATGATTTCTAAAGAGAGTAGAGAATGCATCCTCTACCCTCTTTACGGGTATGACTTGTATTTTTTTGTTTTGAGATATCTCCTGAGTGTAATTGGCATAGGGAATAATAATCCTATTAAAGCCTAATCGCTCAGCCTCTCTGATACGCTGTAAAATACGAGTTACGGGTCGGACCTCTCCGGACAAACCAACCTCTCCGCTCATACA includes the following:
- a CDS encoding LemA family protein, whose product is MKKGSLITIVVVVAVLLIGIFWGVGVYNGLVNKQEQVNNSWSQVENQYQRRADLIPNLVETVKGYATHERETLEGVIEARSKATSTNIDANNLDEAAMAKFQQSQDALSSALSRLMVVVERYPDLKANENFKQLQAQLEGTENRIAVARKDFNDTARVYNTSVRNFPTNIVAGVTGFKKRPYFEARQGADVAPQVKF
- a CDS encoding TonB-dependent receptor, with the protein product MCRKKNFIVIVIALMLGNSLGMSLMAQQRILMGKVKDAKTSEAIIGASVKIIGTNLGCVTNEKGEYTLRLTHAEPKVMVSSMGYQSQTFTPKLSDTQDINHDFLLIQNFNALNEVTIYAKEREREEIRAVKKSGIPVSVIDGRLLAARGTTIEQVLNTQTGVKIRRTGGVGSSAKINIRGLEGKRVQVYIDGYALNTNDGGFNINDIPLQFIDRIEIYKGIVPPEFGGDGLGSAVNVVTIDPKDGYVDFASSVASYGDYAGNITLNHYYKPLKSYISAFLGGKYALNNYKMESPIEKGLVIKRDHDRLKMIEGALTLKSKDLYFDQLELENFFYISDKQIQGVLQNIRHAKSWGVGIGLNPKLEKSNFLINGLNLKLYGLAAYSNLGQIDTAKYITDFHGHHIPGAYAGEVGMIPNDSHDKLYDWRYNLNLKYEIIPEKMFLNLNNGFRTVHTVSQDTVADRFLNANYSGLKSDIYDIITSLSLENNWFDRKFSTILTGRHYYYALEGNTIDLAFMGEAKPQYISTNGSYWGGSYAMKYSFTNHWLLKTALEFNYRLPRYEEALGDRMTTLTSLGLKPESAFNFNLGLMFDKYYAASSRIQFDANTYFSKIKNMIYPSDYVGYILYKNLGKAVLYGFDAEVKWDINQNWFVSSNITWQKSLDDERFQPGTSSHSITYHKQLPHIPVFFVNWTADYRTQNPWGLHGQYARFYYEGGFTDTYYYGFKLSSQQQFTIPAATIHSVGAEWGFMNRKILVGCECRNLFDSRELTNFNYPLPGRTLMLKVRFTTLK
- a CDS encoding flavin reductase family protein, whose product is MRQDWKPGTLIYPLPAILVSCGISPGDYNLFTASWVGTICTNPPMCYVSIRPSRHSHAIIKETMQFGLNLTTVSMAKETDWCGVNSGRRYNKFEHTGLTIEHSKLISVPLVKESPLSLECKVREIISLGSHDMFIADVVNVKADEQYLDPDTGRFDMMKADLLAYSHGEYFGLGDFIGYFGWSVKKSGKEIKRRK
- a CDS encoding TonB-dependent receptor, which encodes MKRVFYFIVAMCMACSYAFATGNSPLPDPSDANIVGHVKDAKTGEHLVGITIGIKGTNYGTSTDASGHYFLRNLKPGKITLVMRGLGYVSQERTVSIVKDKTIEVNFDAIQDNVMLDEVVVSSNRQETLRRLAPTLVNVVDDKLFQKANVNNLSQGLIFQPGVRVENDCQNCGFNQVRINGLDGRYTQILIDSRPVMSSLAGVYGLEQIPANMIDRVEVVRGGGSALFGSSAIAGVVNIITKEPAFNSMSFNESATLTGFKNLDNNISFNGSMVSADSKSGASVFGQARYRNPWDQNDDGYSEIGRLDSRSLGASVYIKPTDFSKLSTELHTLSEDRRGGDHMDWPDHVAGVSEHVRHSVYSGNVKYDIFSNDYKHHFQSYFSGQYVKRNSFYGGIGEIEINNEIAGKIGLPIPKDKYGDNYGVTKGQTYNMGIQYNYDFDHFLFMPAQLLGGIEYTYDNLRDKMPIRTWESYKDKDGKIQSKFPELKQNIRTWSQLAQIEWKNEAFSFLLGARLDEVSVLDKPVLSPRATLRYNPVKGINLRATYAKGFRAPQVFDEDLHVGVVNGEAQKVFNADDLKPEVSHAFSLSSDMYFNFDEVQTNLLVEGFYTRILDVFTNNEQPTLNDGIMRFTRTNGDGAKVLGMNIEGRIVYKNFQLQGGVTFSSNKYDVAQEWGTRTEVGKDGKFVTELNEDKKQVYKNEIMVDKKITRTPSVYGYFTLGYNPVKPLNLSLTGTYTGSMYAPHVIGYGVGAAVDDRNAIAAGTRVATVDEEDNAPRIDELKKTPKFFDLGAKMSYDFKIFNTSTLQLYFGLTNIFNSFQKDYDFGPDRDSAYIYGPTTPRSGYAGIKYTF
- a CDS encoding TetR/AcrR family transcriptional regulator; this encodes MMGNINLNQRERILEVSRELFIQFGYKGVSMRMIAEKLGMTHGNIYNYFQNKDMVYAEIMKSLLKELDDYLHRFNDEIRIDDKIFHDLNLYMLKEMLHLVETYPAELNLLIYKSQGSQYENFGERYISRGEKVGNMFLEAMKAKYPSLNTDFTPLFNRFNASRWYTLLCDLAMHPDIPIEERRRFIKEYMIYSSGGWESLMKSSL
- a CDS encoding TPM domain-containing protein: MMHFLQYSKPRASMMLLRIMLCSLVAILCNFHNDINAQTVYTPKTVPNVQIEDARQYVSDPSGVISNDEKNRLNSMLSDFRERRGVEFVVVVLPSIGDIDIESFSTDLFRLWGLGDKKENNGLLLLMVMDQKKIRFETGYGMEGDLPDAAVYMIQQNDMLPYIKKGMYGEGFIAGVQAVERQLEGSGYKNVVTKNPRRTNSPQQIPLKGIITFYAIFMLFITGWTFFQLNTESSISGNRTPLQAYTTFNRKGRASALVLLFLFPPGGVLIWFWYLIRKKAIEKIMSLCPNCGKDGMHKVTDSGAALALMTSPQQLEEKLGSRQHDVYTCSFCNYKEVVSQDVSGSKYKVCKHCGTKALQYIKSEYVYDAHRRRYIRNEYRCLYCGNNHHEDRRDDSEENAALQGMILGALLSGGRRSGGFGGGFGGGFGGGGFGGGSSGGGGATSGW